The genomic region TCGAGGCCGGCCACTGGCCCTGCGCCCTCTTGACCGTCCGCGCCGTCCTCCCGCCGCAGGGGCTCGCCCTGGGCAACGGCATCCTCCAGAGCGGCGCCTCCATCGGCGCGGTCCTCGTCCCGCTCTACATCGAGGCCGCCGAGCGCGCCGGCTTCTCCTGGGAATTCCCGTTCTGGTCGATCGGCCTCGTCGGCCTCGCCTGGGTCCCCGTCTGGCTCATCGTGATCC from Bremerella sp. JC817 harbors:
- a CDS encoding MFS transporter, which produces LIGWSLAGVATAGAGQPWIIDWFETTGDAPGTGTYRWLLLCRVVLGVFEAGHWPCALLTVRAVLPPQGLALGNGILQSGASIGAVLVPLYIEAAERAGFSWEFPFWSIGLVGLAWVPVWLIVI